A genome region from Gallus gallus isolate bGalGal1 chromosome 9, bGalGal1.mat.broiler.GRCg7b, whole genome shotgun sequence includes the following:
- the IMP4 gene encoding U3 small nucleolar ribonucleoprotein protein IMP4 yields the protein MLRRQARERREYLQRRAQEERLRRQQDKKEQLRQALDENRLLPTELRRQALALQKELEFETPGENGVTGSQDDEYRWAGLEPPKVMVTTSRDPSARLRVFAKELCLVIPGARRLNRGRAEVGALVSACRAAGVTDLLVVHETRGQPDGLVLCHLPHGPTAHFTLSGAVLRHEVGGLGGAPLGAPHILLHRLDSALGRRVGTILKHLFPVPRPQTRRVVTFANEDDVILVRNHVYRRQGKTVELEEVGPRFQLRPYLIRLGTLEQGDAADVEWRWHPYTTTARKRQLLSLT from the exons ATG CTTCGCCGCCAGGCCCGTGAGCGCCGTGAGTACCTGCAGCGCCGGGCGCAGGAGGAGCGGCTGAGACGGCAGCAGGATAAGAAGGAGCAGCTGCGACAGGCCCTGGATG AGAACCGACTGCTGCCCACTGAGCTGAGGCGCCAGGCACTGGCcttgcagaaggagctggagtTTGAGACACCAGGGGAAAATG GTGTGACAGGCAGCCAGGATGATGAGTACCggtgggcagggctggagccCCCCAAGGTGATGGTGACAACCTCGCGTGACCCCAGTGCCCGCCTCCGTGTCTTTGCCAAG GAGCTGTGCCTGGTGATCCCAGGGGCACGGCGGCTGAACCGGGGCCGGGCAGAGGTAGGGGCCCTGGTGAGTGCGTGCCGGGCGGCTGGCGTCACTGACCTGCTGGTGGTGCATGAGACCCGTGGACAGCCTG ATGGACTGGTGCTGTGCCACCTGCCCCACGGCCCCACAGCCCACTTCACACTgagcggggctgtgctgaggcacGAGGTGGGGGGTCTTGGTGGAGCTCCCCTAGGAGCACCACACATCTTGCTGCACCGACTGGACAGCGCGCTGGGACGTCGG GTAGGGACCATCCTCAAGCACCTCTTCCCTGTTCCCCGGCCCCAGACCCGCCGCGTGGTGACTTTTGCCAACGAAGATGACGTCATCCTTGTCCG GAACCATGTTTACCGTCGCCAGGGGAAGACAGTGGAGCTAGAGGAGGTGGGACCCCGCTTCCAGCTACGCC cctaCCTGATCCGCCTTGGGACCCTGGAGCAAGGGGATGCCGCTGATGTGGAATGGCGTTGGCACCCCTACACCACCACTGCCCGCAAGCGCCAGCTGCTGAGTCTCACCTGA
- the CCDC61 gene encoding centrosomal protein CCDC61 (The RefSeq protein has 1 non-frameshifting indel compared to this genomic sequence) produces MEEPRCLQANCFFRGKEHSIQLSVSQAVLEVEVEERRSTKRWRGHFDAASVEDLTRKTGNFKQFGIFCSMLEAALMKSSEAVSLELLTYGDLEALRCCKVGVATRVPPSTSPLSSKRYLILVYCVEFDRIHYPLPLPYIGEADMAALRRLVQEQQDELAQLRDELRRAQQEVWRLEDERLRDKAWHQQEQRRMTKELTEVKAAEKMLRAHVKTLTAELAVCRKGRSTSATAPGCPQDRRRSNSRDSRSSSQGRLPPRSPSPAGSRPPRFNPTAFVRSREQRRQEAELRRQKLPRGTVSSGDNCRRRGRRSSSAESLQSRRSAQSSGSEADTCPQRRRGLGGPSTRSPLSASSCNSTSVASHPNRGCKQHGKENLGTEPSATLSEIDARLQALQAYISTLGTHM; encoded by the exons ATGGAGGAGCCACGGTGCCTGCAGGCCAACTGCTTCTTCCGTGGCAAGGAGCACAGCATCCAGCTGAGTGTGAGCCAAGCAGTActggaggtggaggtggaggagcgCCGCAGCACCAAGCGCTGGCGGGGCCACTTTGATGCTGCCT CTGTCGAGGACCTGACACGCAAAACAGGCAACTTCAAGCAGTTTGGGATCTTCTGCAGCATGCTCGAAGCGGCACTGATGAAG AGCAGTGAGGCCGtcagcctggagctgctcaCCTATGGTGACCTGGAGGCCCTGCGGTGCTGTAAGGTGGGGGTGGCTACACGTGTCCCCCCCTCAACCTCGCCACTCAGCAGCAAGCGCTACCTCATCCTCGTCTACTGCGTTGAATTTGACAG GATCCACTACCCGCTGCCGTTGCCCTACATTGGTGAGGCAGACATGGCTGCATTGCGACGCctggtgcaggagcagcaggatgagCTGGCACAGCTGCGGGATGA GCTGCGGCGGGCACAGCAGGAGGTGTGGAGGCTGGAGGATGAACGGCTGCGGGACAAGGCCTGGCATCAGCAGGAGCAGCGGCGGATGACCAAGGAG CTGACAGAGGTGAAGGCGGCTGAAAAGATGCTGCGGGCGCATGTGAAGACACTGACGGCTGAGCTGGCGGTATGCAGAAAAGG GCGCAGCAcatcagccacagcagcaccaggctgcccacaggaTCGCCGCCGCTCTAACTCCCGGGACAGCCGTAGTAGCAGCCAAGGCCGCCTGCCACCACGGTCCCCATCTCCTGCAG GCTCACGGCCACCACGCTTCAACCCCACAGCCTTTGTGAGATCCCGCGAGCAACGGCGGCAGGAGGCTGAGCTCCGAAG GCAGAAGCTGCCACGTGGGACGGTGTCAAGTGGTGACAACTGTAGGAGGAGGGGCAGGCGCAGCTCTTCAG CTGAAAGTCTCCAGAGCCGGcgctcagcacagagctcaggcaGCGAGGCTGACACATGTCCCCAGCGCCGCAG GGGCTTGGGGGGTCCTAGCACCCGGAGTCCACTGAGTGCTTCATCCTGCAACAGCACTAGTGTG GCATCTCACCCAAATAGGGGCTGTAAACAGCATGGGAAAG AGAACCTGGGCACAGAGCCCTCAGCCACCCTGTCTGAAATCGATGCCCGGCTTCAAGCACTGCAGGCATACATCAGCACCCTGGGCACTCACATGTGA
- the IMP4 gene encoding U3 small nucleolar ribonucleoprotein protein IMP4 isoform X1 — MLRRQARERREYLQRRAQEERLRRQQDKKEQLRQALDENRLLPTELRRQALALQKELEFETPGENGVTGSQDDEYRWAGLEPPKVMVTTSRDPSARLRVFAKELCLVIPGARRLNRGRAEVGALVSACRAAGVTDLLVVHETRGQPDGLVLCHLPHGPTAHFTLSGAVLRHEVGGLGGAPLGAPHILLHRLDSALGRRVGTILKHLFPVPRPQTRRVVTFANEDDVILVRWECREPCLPSPGEDSGARGGGTPLPATPLPDPPWDPGARGCR; from the exons ATG CTTCGCCGCCAGGCCCGTGAGCGCCGTGAGTACCTGCAGCGCCGGGCGCAGGAGGAGCGGCTGAGACGGCAGCAGGATAAGAAGGAGCAGCTGCGACAGGCCCTGGATG AGAACCGACTGCTGCCCACTGAGCTGAGGCGCCAGGCACTGGCcttgcagaaggagctggagtTTGAGACACCAGGGGAAAATG GTGTGACAGGCAGCCAGGATGATGAGTACCggtgggcagggctggagccCCCCAAGGTGATGGTGACAACCTCGCGTGACCCCAGTGCCCGCCTCCGTGTCTTTGCCAAG GAGCTGTGCCTGGTGATCCCAGGGGCACGGCGGCTGAACCGGGGCCGGGCAGAGGTAGGGGCCCTGGTGAGTGCGTGCCGGGCGGCTGGCGTCACTGACCTGCTGGTGGTGCATGAGACCCGTGGACAGCCTG ATGGACTGGTGCTGTGCCACCTGCCCCACGGCCCCACAGCCCACTTCACACTgagcggggctgtgctgaggcacGAGGTGGGGGGTCTTGGTGGAGCTCCCCTAGGAGCACCACACATCTTGCTGCACCGACTGGACAGCGCGCTGGGACGTCGG GTAGGGACCATCCTCAAGCACCTCTTCCCTGTTCCCCGGCCCCAGACCCGCCGCGTGGTGACTTTTGCCAACGAAGATGACGTCATCCTTGTCCGGTGGGAATGCAGG GAACCATGTTTACCGTCGCCAGGGGAAGACAGTGGAGCTAGAGGAGGTGGGACCCCGCTTCCAGCTACGCC cctaCCTGATCCGCCTTGGGACCCTGGAGCAAGGGGATGCCGCTGA